One Mycolicibacterium doricum genomic window, CCCCGCCCCGTTCGCCCCGGTCACGCGACGGACGTCGGAATCGGCGGCGAGCGGATGTTCACCCGACGCAACCGCAACGCTGGGCGCCTCCGCCGCAGGACCGGGGCTCGACGTTCTTGGGGGCGGATCCCCAATCCGCGAGAAGTGACTGCAGCTCATTGACATAGGTGGTGCTGCTCGTGTTGATTCGTCTGGCGATGTCGCTGACCTCGGGTGCGATGCCGAGCTTGCCGGTCATCTGGATGCTCAGTGCGGCAGCTTAAGCGCTGTGGTCGATGATGTCGCGTGCGAACAGCACGTCGAACTGAGTGTGCGGTTGAACGGCGATGGTGCCCGCGGCGCTCGGGGGATCCGGGGGCGGAACACGGTTCGCGTCGGCACATCCCGCAACGACGAGCGTCGTCGCAGCATGCCACTCATGCCGCGCGGACCGGGTGGCCGGAGGCCGTTGTCGGATCGTCGCGCACACAGTCCCTTTTCAGCGCCGTCGGCTTTCTATGATGGCGACGATCGTTTGCCGTAGGTGCTTCGGTCAGGAGGCCGCCTCCACGGGGTTGGTGACCAGAGCCGCGCCTGGCACCGGGTGACGTGAAGCGATGGTCACATACGTAGTGACATAGTAGATTGATGGAGTGAAGAGTGCAGTGGCCGTGTCCTGCCAGGGACCACGGTCGAGGTGGAGCCAGC contains:
- a CDS encoding DUF305 domain-containing protein, whose product is MTGKLGIAPEVSDIARRINTSSTTYVNELQSLLADWGSAPKNVEPRSCGGGAQRCGCVG